The Xenopus tropicalis strain Nigerian chromosome 1, UCB_Xtro_10.0, whole genome shotgun sequence DNA segment tctgcagggggttagggggtgcagtgggggcccctgcagggggttagggggtgcagcgggggcccctgcagggggataGGGGGTGCAGCGAGGGCCCCTGCagagggttagggggtgcagcagggaCCCCtccagggggttagggggtgcagcagggaCCCCtccagggggttagggggtgcgacAGGGGGCCCCCACAGGTGATgcagccagcgggggcaccttgggcggcagccctggtgggccctgaaccccccagtccgaccctgaagatATGGTCGGTAATGGTAAATGCAAATCAGTGGTAAATGCCTATCACACTGGGCGCCCAAGGCACATCCCCCACCCTGAATTGCCCCCCGCTACAGCGAGGTGAGGAGTGGGACGCAGGGGGGCTGAGGAGTGACAGGGAAGCTAGGGATAGGCAGGAAGCCAACCCTTATCCATTAACACGGGACACTGTTTCCCTGCAGGGTCATGAGGGCGGCAGAAGAGACTTCATCAAGTAATGTCTTCCCTTTCAAAATGGTGCACATCAGCAAGAAGCAGCGCACTTGGTACTTCTCTGCAGCCTCTGAAGAGGAGAGAAAGGTACAGTATGGGGCTTGGGTTTTCTGTGCGGCACTGGCACATCTCATAGAAATGATATACATGAAGCTAATCCTTAAAGAGggaactaccccccccccccagataaaaATTCATGTAAATGTACTTAATAGAAAAAGGAAGAAGAATAATTCAACCAccccacaaaataaaaaatatgaggaCCAGTAGCAGCGTTGCACTGACCTTATCCATTTGCACCATTGTGAAAATGTCACATTTAGCCAAGTGTCAGTTTCATTATGACTCTATCCCAGCCTGAAAGGCAGAAGTCAGTAAAGCAATGAGAAATAAAATGTGAACCACTGAGCCTGTAGCGCTTTTAGTTGTATCTCACAACCCTTGGCAGCGTTTGTGTGGTAGGATCCAGGGAGTTGTAGCTTAACAACTTCACACAAGGCCCAGGCTATCCATTCAAGTGCTTTTATCATTTTGCTGTttggaatttattttatttcctgttatttatatagtgcagacatatttctgcagcactttacagagattattcattattcacatctgtccctgccccagaggagcttacaatcttattcaCACATGCAATGGGCAATTTAGTccggagccaattaacctgcctgtatgtttttggagtgtggaaggaaaaccACACAATGCCGCTCACTGAGACACCAAGCTGCGTTTAAACTTACCTAGTAGACTAAAGATGGCCCTACATGGGAAGATTCGCTCGTTTggagaggtcgccaagtgagcggatcttttccTGATAGGGCCAAACTGGTCACTGTGTACAaacttcccagcattccctggccATGTCCAGTCACACCCTGACCCTaagccaggggtcgggaacctttttggctgagagagccataaacaccacatattttaaaatgtaattccgtgagagccatacaatatgtttggctgcggatgctgcggggcaaggtagggtgggtcccaaggatgctggatgcgatgcagaggagggcgtggcctgcgctcgttgatagaagacatgttctaaggcttagaacacgtcttctatctgccgagagcaggggcaaggtagggtgggtgccaaggatgccggatgcgatgcggaggagggcgtggcctgagCTCGCCGGATAGAAGACTTGTTCTAaagcttagaacacgtcttctatctgctgagcgcaggccacaccccccattattttttttattaaagatttggcagcgagccagatgcagccatcaaaagagccacatctggctcttgagccataggttccctagcCCAGCCATAAGCCCTACCTATCTGCTAAGCCACACCCCTTTCCACGTGTGCCAGGTGTGTTATATTTGGTTTTCTGCAATATTTAACATTTCTCTTGCAGAAATGGATGCTGTCCTTAAGGAAAGAGATCGATCGTTACCATGAAAAGAAGGAAACAGTGACAGATTTAAGGTAACTGACTTATGTCCGCCTTCCAGATAGGCTCTGCCTGTGCCTTTCCCACTGTAATAATCACAACAAAATCACACCTATCCTTAAATTATATCTATTAAATATCCACTGTGGTTTGGTGCATTGAAGCTTTCTATTTAATCAGTTATGTCATATGTATATTGTGCAGATATAAAGTTaggattacatttaaaaaatatggaaGGAAGTTGTAATAACTGCAGATGATCAGGCTACATAAATATAAGTAAAACTTGTTCCCCACAAGGATGTAACAGAACACGTTCTTCTATTTCAGTGATCCTGACTCGGATTCTGACAGTTTCTATGGCTCTGTGGAACGCCCCGTGGATATAAATTACATCCACAATCCGTCTGACGGTATAAACAgacttttatttttgtcttttgaaTTCTATATCATTGGGGTTATCATAGCCAGAGTTTGCTGTGGttcaggagccaatcagcagttagtataatgaaagcaaataaatactgtatatttatatatgtattgtatgtgAAATATATGGCTATGGGTTATTTCCCTGCAGGGCTGTGTAGTGGTGGCCCAGGACAAAAACAGACTATGTGGGGCATTAATTATAGACGTAGAAGTACTATCCAACCTGTTGCTGTTCAGGTGTTGGACTGTGCTGGAATTAGCCACATGCTGATATAAAGTGTTGCAGTTGCCAACTTGCCCTACTATATCTGCTGTTCTCCCAGCCCTTCCTACCTACAGCTGCTGTTCTGCAGTCCCCACTCTGTGTGGAGTCCATGATGGTTGCCCCTGTTAGAATACAATAAGGACCTTCATTAGTGTAATGTTGATGTATGTACCCAAGAAACTGTGAATTAAGGAAGCAATGAAATAAAAAGTGATTGCTAAAGGTcctgtaactcatagcaactgaCAGTAGTTGCTGACAGCTGTAAGTTGCTTTGGTTTACTAGGTCTTGGCAAACATATGTGATAACTGCTAAGGTCttatgggttatgtagtaaaagaTGCAATATTTGTTCCAGGTTTtctaacccatggcaaccagacatTACCTTTACctgattggctactatgggtTAGTAGAACTGTTGCAAACGTTGGctctgttattacattaccccttgaGCTCTAATATAAAAACAGGCTCCATGTTTGGACCAGTACCTTTTACCTGCTGATTACTAGTGCTGTGGGTTACTAGTGGGTTACTAGTGCTGGAGCAAACTTTGTTCATGAAGTAGCCCAGTGGTCCAAGAATCGACCCATAGCTACTAGTCAAAATGATTGTTTAACCCTCCCCTCCCCCTCGTGTAAATCTGAGTGTAGATGGAGCATGAGTGTAGATGGAGCTCAGGGGTACTGCTCTGAGCTTTCAGCTGGGGGAGCCATGGAAGAAGCTGTAGATCCCTACTGTAGCAATAGGCATTTGTGTGTTATTCATGAATCAAGAAAACAAAGAGTTTGATTTACTGAGGTATGCTTCTACACATCTAGATAGCTATcaagatgaagatgatgatgatgatgaggatgacTATGAAAAACCTGATGGAGCAGATGGTAAGTTTGTTTGTGATTGTATTTACCCTACACCCATATTCCTGTTGTgttcagataaatatatatatatatatatatatatatatatatatagtgtcttGACTATCTATGTAACTTATCAGACAAATGTTTGTAGAAATGTATTTCAGTATTTAACCTTAGCTTTTGTTTTATTCAGAGAATGCACCCGCGTACCCGCCACCCCCTGTGCCACGAAACCACAGAAACGGCAATGACTCTGTCAAGCCAAGAGCCATGTCTGACGTTGGGCTGCCCTATAAGCCACCTCCTCCGACACCTCCATTAGTAAAGACTTTGCCTAATATGTCTGACCTAGACAGGAAGTTTCCAAGGAGGGAATCAGCAAGCCATCAAGGCTATTCATGTGGGCCACCAGCTCACAAAATAGAGGAGTTTACTCCAAAACTTCCTCTTCCCAAAAAGACTACATTTGATTTTACTGAAAAAGAGCCACGTCTGAGGGAAGATGTAATTGGCTCGTCCGATTTTGTTCCCAGTTATGATCTGTGTGGGCCTAATATTAAACTACCTTCTCCATCACTACAACTAGTAGCTCGCAATGTAGATCCACCTGCACTGCCTCCTGCTTCTTACCCGAAGAAAAAGCCAAGTACACAGCTGATTGGTAACACTGTGAACAAAGAACTTGCCGACAAGTTTAGGATATTGCCTGCTTCCCCACCTGTCCCAGCTCCTAAACTGTCTGTTGTCTCACCTGTCCCAGCTCCTAAACCGTCTTTTGTCTCACCTGTCCCACCTCCTAAACCGTCTTTTGTAAGCCCTGCTATAAAACCAAGCTGGTCCTCCAATGCACCTCCGCCACCTCTGCCTCCAGTGAAACCTTCCATTCAACAGTGCATACCTTCCTCGGTTACAGTAGCTTCTCCAACCCCTCCAGTCCCACCAATCAAACCCCGAATTCTCGGTGAGCAGAAGGCAGAGAAGATACCACAGAAACCTCCACCAATACCCCGTCAGACAGGAAGGAGGCCGGAGAGTGATAAACTTGATCTCTCACCAAAGCTGTAAGTGCAAG contains these protein-coding regions:
- the sh3bp2 gene encoding SH3 domain-binding protein 2 isoform X3, translating into MASGEPSWPTPMKAIGAQNLLTMPGGVTISGYLHKKGGKQFQLLKWPLRFVIIHKGCVYYFKTSTSATSQGAFSLNGYNRVMRAAEETSSSNVFPFKMVHISKKQRTWYFSAASEEERKKWMLSLRKEIDRYHEKKETVTDLSDPDSDSDSFYGSVERPVDINYIHNPSDDSYQDEDDDDDEDDYEKPDGADENAPAYPPPPVPRNHRNGNDSVKPRAMSDVGLPYKPPPPTPPLVKTLPNMSDLDRKFPRRESASHQGYSCGPPAHKIEEFTPKLPLPKKTTFDFTEKEPRLREDVIGSSDFVPSYDLCGPNIKLPSPSLQLVARNVDPPALPPASYPKKKPSTQLIGNTVNKELADKFRILPASPPVPAPKLSVVSPVPAPKPSFVSPVPPPKPSFVSPAIKPSWSSNAPPPPLPPVKPSIQQCIPSSVTVASPTPPVPPIKPRILGEQKAEKIPQKPPPIPRQTGRRPESDKLDLSPKLRSPPDGQSFRGFSTEVPAHPPKPRRKCNRNDSDEDYEQVPLPISVFIDTNDSVEVERIFKAASPGGTPENGLFCIRNSAKAGKVLVVWDKVIEKSRNYRIFEKETEYFLEANLLFPDVESLVEHYYTNTLPSHSSLVLQHAYGCSFPR
- the sh3bp2 gene encoding SH3 domain-binding protein 2 isoform X1, with the protein product MATNIKRSQSLAVSFERRTMCRQDIRIMASGEPSWPTPMKAIGAQNLLTMPGGVTISGYLHKKGGKQFQLLKWPLRFVIIHKGCVYYFKTSTSATSQGAFSLNGYNRVMRAAEETSSSNVFPFKMVHISKKQRTWYFSAASEEERKKWMLSLRKEIDRYHEKKETVTDLSDPDSDSDSFYGSVERPVDINYIHNPSDDSYQDEDDDDDEDDYEKPDGADENAPAYPPPPVPRNHRNGNDSVKPRAMSDVGLPYKPPPPTPPLVKTLPNMSDLDRKFPRRESASHQGYSCGPPAHKIEEFTPKLPLPKKTTFDFTEKEPRLREDVIGSSDFVPSYDLCGPNIKLPSPSLQLVARNVDPPALPPASYPKKKPSTQLIGNTVNKELADKFRILPASPPVPAPKLSVVSPVPAPKPSFVSPVPPPKPSFVSPAIKPSWSSNAPPPPLPPVKPSIQQCIPSSVTVASPTPPVPPIKPRILGEQKAEKIPQKPPPIPRQTGRRPESDKLDLSPKLRSPPDGQSFRGFSTEVPAHPPKPRRKCNRNDSDEDYEQVPLPISVFIDTNDSVEVERIFKAASPGGTPENGLFCIRNSAKAGKVLVVWDKVIEKSRNYRIFEKETEYFLEANLLFPDVESLVEHYYTNTLPSHSSLVLQHAYGCSFPR
- the sh3bp2 gene encoding SH3 domain-binding protein 2 isoform X2; this translates as MATNIKRSQSLAVSFERRTMCRQDIRIMASGEPSWPTPMKAIGAQNLLTMPGGVTISGYLHKKGGKQFQLLKWPLRFVIIHKGCVYYFKTSTSATSQGAFSLNGYNRVMRAAEETSSSNVFPFKMVHISKKQRTWYFSAASEEERKKWMLSLRKEIDRYHEKKETVTDLSDPDSDSDSFYGSVERPVDINYIHNPSDDSYQDEDDDDDEDDYEKPDGADENAPAYPPPPVPRNHRNGNDSVKPRAMSDVGLPYKPPPPTPPLVKTLPNMSDLDRKFPRRESASHQGYSCGPPAHKIEEFTPKLPLPKKTTFDFTEKEPRLREDVIGSSDFVPSYDLCGPNIKLPSPSLQLVARNVDPPALPPASYPKKKPSTQLIGNTVNKELADKFRILPASPPVPAPKLSVVSPVPAPKPSFVSPVPPPKPSFVSPAIKPSWSSNAPPPPLPPVKPSIQQCIPSSVTVASPTPPVPPIKPRILGEQKAEKIPQKPPPIPRQTGRRPESDKLDLSPKLSPPDGQSFRGFSTEVPAHPPKPRRKCNRNDSDEDYEQVPLPISVFIDTNDSVEVERIFKAASPGGTPENGLFCIRNSAKAGKVLVVWDKVIEKSRNYRIFEKETEYFLEANLLFPDVESLVEHYYTNTLPSHSSLVLQHAYGCSFPR